The DNA region ATTTTATGGGGTTGACCTTAACAGCAGGTTTGAAATTGAGCCGGGTTTAAAGAATATCGAAAAATTAAAAGAGGCATTTAAAATCATCAAAAATAAAACACAACAAATGAAATACGGAGTTAACGAACAAGGTTATTATGGCGATTTTGGGGGAGCATATATCCCCGAAATGTTATATCCTAACGTAGAGGAATTAAGGGAGCAATACCTTAATATCATAAATGATGATGATTTTAAAGCCGAGTTTGACGATCTGCTTAAAAACTACGTCGGCCGGCCTTCTCCATTGTATCATGCCAAAAGGTATTCGGAGAAATATGGCGCTAACATCTTCTTTAAACGCGAAGACCTCAACCATACCGGCTCGCATAAGATCAATAACGCCATAGGGCAAATCCTGTTAGCAAAACGGCTGGGCAAAAAGCGTATCATTGCCGAAACCGGCGCAGGCCAGCATGGGGTGGCAACCGCTACCGTATGCGCGCTCATGAATATTGAATGCGTTGTGTACATGGGCGAAATTGACATGGTGAGGCAGGCGCCAAACGTGGCCCGTATGAAAATGCTTGGCGCTAAGGTTGTACCCGCCACATCTGGCAGTAAAACACTTAAAGACGCTACCAACGAGGCCCTGCGCGATTGGATAGGCAACCCGGTTGATACACATTATATCATCGGTTCTGTAGTTGGCCCGTATCCTTATCCGGATATTGTGGCCCGTTTTCAGGCTATCATATCGCAGGAAACAAAGGCCCAGTTGCTTGAGCAAACCGGCAAGGAGTTACCGCAATATGTGATGGCTTGTGTAGGCGGGGGCAGCAACGCTATGGGGATGTTTTATCATTTTATAGAGGATGAGGCTGTAAAACTGGTTGCTGTTGAAGCGGCAGGTAAAGGCGTAAATAGTGGTGAATCGGCCGCCACAACAGCTTTGGGCGATGAAGGGGTGCTGCATGGCAGCCGTACCATATTGATGCAAACCGAAGACGGACAGGTGGTTGAGCCTTATTCAATTTCGGCGGGACTGGATTATCCGGGTATAGGGCCGCAGCACGCACATTTGTTTAAAACCGGCCGCGGGCAATATGTAAGTATTACCGATGAGGAGGCTTTGCAGGCAGGTTTACTTTGCTGTCAGCTGGAAGGGATTATCCCGGCTATTGAAACAGCCCATGCTTTGGCCCAGTTAGAGAAAATGAAGTTTGAGGCCAACGATAATGTGGTGATCTGCATTTCGGGCAGGGGAGATAAGGACCTGGATACGTATATTAATTATTTCGGGTACTAATTGGTTCATAGTTGATGGTCCATAGACCATAGCTGATCCGTGAAAAAAATCAACAATAAAAAATAAAACCATGGACTATGGTCTATCGTCCATAGACAAATAAAATACAATGAACCGTTTAAACAAACTTTTTGCATCAAAAAACAATAACCTGTTATCTATATACTTTACCGCCGGTTACCCAGCGCTGAACACTACAGTTGATATTGCCGAAGCCCTTGAAAAATCAGGTGCCGATTTCCTGGAGATCGGTTTCCCTTATTCTGATCCGGTGGCTGATGGCCCAACTATTCAGCATAGTTCAGAGTGTGCTCTGGAAAATGGCATGAGCCTTAAAGTTTTGTTTGAAGAGCTTGCCGAACTACGCAGCAGGGTAAGTATTCCTATTTTGCTTATGGGCTATTTTAATCCCATTGCACAGTATGGTGTTGAACGGTTTTGTAAAAAAGCTGCCGAAGTAGGTGTTGACGGCATTATTGTACCCGATCTGCCGATCTATGAATATGAAAAAATGTACTCGTCATATTTTATCGATAACGGCCTGAGCAACATATTCCTGGTAACTCCGCAAACATCTGAAGAGCGCATCCGCAAAATTGATGAACTGAGCAACAGCTTTATCTACCTGCTGTCGTCATCAACAATAACGGGCTATAACCTGAAACTGAGTGATAGCGTTGAAGAATATTACAAACGCATTACCGCGATGAAGCTAAAGAATCCAACCATTATTGGTTTTGGTATTACCGATAGCAGCAGCTTTGCCAAAGCATGTAATTATGCCAATGGGGCAATTATAGGAAGCAAATTTGTGAAGCTTTTAGGCGAGGAAGGTTATATGGATAAGATTGATGGATTTGTGAGGGGGATAAGGCCGTAAAAAAATATACACCGGTCGATGAATATTAATGAATAAAACCGAATGTCATTTCGACGAACCGGTTGTGGAAAATGTGTGAAGGGGGGAGGAGAAATCTTATACGCCTTGATCTAAAACATGTGTACGGCTCTACAGGGCGTAGGAGATTTCTCT from Mucilaginibacter sp. SJ includes:
- a CDS encoding bifunctional phosphoribosylanthranilate isomerase/tryptophan synthase subunit beta — encoded protein: MKIKVCGLKHPENINAVAALQPDYVGFILYGKSPRYMANLATDALQTIPASIQKTGVFVNESSENIDRLVTEYGFNAVQLHGDESPEFCAAFKGRVTVIKAFGINEDFDFEQLKDYANNIDLFLFDTKTKEYGGSGKTFDWAILDQYKLDIPFFLSGGVGLENIKEVKNITHPQFYGVDLNSRFEIEPGLKNIEKLKEAFKIIKNKTQQMKYGVNEQGYYGDFGGAYIPEMLYPNVEELREQYLNIINDDDFKAEFDDLLKNYVGRPSPLYHAKRYSEKYGANIFFKREDLNHTGSHKINNAIGQILLAKRLGKKRIIAETGAGQHGVATATVCALMNIECVVYMGEIDMVRQAPNVARMKMLGAKVVPATSGSKTLKDATNEALRDWIGNPVDTHYIIGSVVGPYPYPDIVARFQAIISQETKAQLLEQTGKELPQYVMACVGGGSNAMGMFYHFIEDEAVKLVAVEAAGKGVNSGESAATTALGDEGVLHGSRTILMQTEDGQVVEPYSISAGLDYPGIGPQHAHLFKTGRGQYVSITDEEALQAGLLCCQLEGIIPAIETAHALAQLEKMKFEANDNVVICISGRGDKDLDTYINYFGY
- the trpA gene encoding tryptophan synthase subunit alpha, giving the protein MNRLNKLFASKNNNLLSIYFTAGYPALNTTVDIAEALEKSGADFLEIGFPYSDPVADGPTIQHSSECALENGMSLKVLFEELAELRSRVSIPILLMGYFNPIAQYGVERFCKKAAEVGVDGIIVPDLPIYEYEKMYSSYFIDNGLSNIFLVTPQTSEERIRKIDELSNSFIYLLSSSTITGYNLKLSDSVEEYYKRITAMKLKNPTIIGFGITDSSSFAKACNYANGAIIGSKFVKLLGEEGYMDKIDGFVRGIRP